CGACTCGGACTGTCGACGGGCGATCGCGCGGAGCTGAAGGGCCGCGTGGGGGCGATCGTCGTCCCGGTCGAAGTGACCGACGCGATGGCCGAAGGCGTCGTCAGCCTGCCCCACGGATGGGGACACGACCTGCCCGGGGTCCGGCTCTCGGTCGCGACCGCGCGTCCCGGCGCGAACGCCAACCGCGTGGTCGACGACGCGGAGATCGACGTGCCGTCCGGCACGAGCGTCTTGAACGGTGTGCCCGTCGAAGTGACCCGCGTCTGATCACGGGTGCGCCCGCGCCTAGCGGACGGATCCGGAACCGCCGTCGACCCACATCGTCTGGCCCGTGACGTAGTCCGCCTCGTCGCTCGCAAGGAAGACGCAGACCCGGCCCACGTCGTCCCGGCAGTCCCCGACCCGACGGAGCGGGATCTGCTGGATCGCGGCCTCGTGGCCCTCGGGATCGAGCGCCGCCCAGTCGATCATGCCCGGCGAGTTCGCGAAGGGGCAGACGATGTTCACGCGGATGCCGAGCGGGCCCCACTCGCGGGCCGCCGTCCGCGACAGACCGCGGATGCCCTCCTTGGCCGCCGCATAGGCGCCCTGCGCTTCGTTGCCGATCGTGCCCGAGCCGCTCGCGAAGTTGATGATCGCGCCGCGGCCCCGTTCGAGGAGATGGGGCTGCGCGATCTGCATGCAGAAGAACGTCGCCCACAGGTTCGTCGCGAGGACCCGCTCGAAGGTCTCGTCGTCGAAGTCCATCAGGAGCCGGCCCGGAGTCGGCGTCCAGGCGGCGTTGTTCACCAGGATGTCGAGTCCCCCGAACGCGGCGACGGTCTCCTCGATGCCGCGTCGGCAATCGCCCCGAACCGCGACGTCGCCCGGGATCGCGATCGCTTCGCCCCCCGCGGCCTCGACGAGTGCTGCGGTCTCCTTCGCGGTCGCCCCGTCGATGTCGATCACACCGACGCGTGCGCCCTCCTCGGCCATCGCGAGCGCGACCCCTCGGCCCACGCCCCGCCCGGCCCCGGTGATGACGGCCACCCGTTCGTCGAGTCTGCCCATGCCCGCTCCTCCTTCGTTCCGCCGGCTTCCGACCGGTCTTCGGAGCATCGCGTAGACACCGCGCCGCCGCCGCGCGTC
The genomic region above belongs to bacterium and contains:
- a CDS encoding glucose 1-dehydrogenase, which gives rise to MGRLDERVAVITGAGRGVGRGVALAMAEEGARVGVIDIDGATAKETAALVEAAGGEAIAIPGDVAVRGDCRRGIEETVAAFGGLDILVNNAAWTPTPGRLLMDFDDETFERVLATNLWATFFCMQIAQPHLLERGRGAIINFASGSGTIGNEAQGAYAAAKEGIRGLSRTAAREWGPLGIRVNIVCPFANSPGMIDWAALDPEGHEAAIQQIPLRRVGDCRDDVGRVCVFLASDEADYVTGQTMWVDGGSGSVR